One Schistocerca gregaria isolate iqSchGreg1 unplaced genomic scaffold, iqSchGreg1.2 ptg000615l, whole genome shotgun sequence DNA window includes the following coding sequences:
- the LOC126316948 gene encoding pyruvate dehydrogenase E1 component subunit alpha, mitochondrial-like isoform X2, translating into MLALKSSLAHRARCTYSNKSPLVRNYSKQAGQIKVELPKDYYKLHRLTDELPKWSVVTREELLDYYKEMNAMRRLEYALDAMYKRRQIQGFLHLYDGQEAIISGFDSVLTPEDSVITAYRDHPFMITRRCGGTLKEVFAELMGRTSGCSRGKGGSMHLYKAKSNFYGGNGIVGAQVPLGTGLAFANKYKKNGRVAMIYMGDGAANQGQVYESFNMAYLWRLPAIYVVENNLYGMGTPVPLASATSHFYTRGDYMSGILVDGTSVLSIREVGKFAINYVNTKKRPLLIEVETYRYHGHSISDPGTSYRTRMEVQEYKEKFDCIHHLKSIIINHKVATEEEISAIEDQVGRDVKAAQEEAANSPEPQPVELFEHVYAEKVPIRAVERCESYKP; encoded by the exons ATGCTCGCATTGAAGTCCTCTTTAGCTCACAGAGCGAGGTGCACCTACAGCAAT AAGAGTCCACTTGTTCGCAACTATTCAAAACAGGCGGGCCAAATTAAAGTCGAACTTCCG AAAGATTACTACAAGCTTCACCGTCTGACGGATGAATTGCCGAAATGGAGCGTGGTGACTCGGGAGGAGTTGCTGGACTATTACAAAGAGATGAACGCCATGCGTCGTTTGGAATATGCCCTGGATGCAATGTACAAGCGCAGACAGATCCAGGGATTTCTTCACCTCTACGATGGCCAGGAGGCCATTATAAGTGGTTTTGACAGCGTCTTGACGCCAGAAGACTCCGTCATTACGGCATATCGCGACCATCCGTTCATGATCACACGCCGGTGCGGGGGGACGCTCAAAGAGGTCTTTGCCGAGCTGATGGGCCGCACTTCTGGATGTTCTAGAGGAAAAGGTGGGTCGATGCATCTGTACAAGGCCAAGTCTAACTTCTATGGTGGAAACGGCATTGTAGGCGCCCAGGTGCCTCTTGGGACAGGACTTGCCTTCGCCAATAAGTACAAGAAGAATGGACGTGTGGCGATGATATATATGGGAGACGGTGCTGCGAATCAGGGGCAGGTGTATGAGTCGTTTAATATGGCTTACTTGTGGAGACTTCCCGCAATTTATGTCGTTGAGAACAACTTGTACGGAATGGGCACGCCTGTTCCGCTCGCTTCTGCGACGAGTCACTTCTACACTCGCGGCGATTACATGTCCGGCATTTTGGTGGATGGAACCAGCGTGTTGTCAATTAGAGAGGTTGGAAAATTCGCCATCAACTACGTCAACACGAAGAAGCGCCCTTTGCTCATTGAAGTCGAAACATACCGTTACcacggacacagcatctcagatccAGGAACGAGCTATCGCACTCGTATGGAAGTGCAGGAATATAAGGAAAAATTCGACTGCATCCATCACCTGAAAAGCATCATCATAAACCACAAAGTAGCAACAGAAGAGGAAATCTCGGCGATCGAAGATCAAGTCGGACGCGACGTCAAAGCCGCGCAAGAGGAAGCAGCCAATTCTCCAGAGCCTCAGCCAGTCGAATTGTTCGAGCACGTCTATGCTGAAAAGGTGCCCATTCGCGCTGTCGAGCGCTGTGAATCTTACAAACCCTAA
- the LOC126316948 gene encoding pyruvate dehydrogenase E1 component subunit alpha, mitochondrial-like isoform X1 — MLALKSSLAHRARCTYSNKKSPLVRNYSKQAGQIKVELPKDYYKLHRLTDELPKWSVVTREELLDYYKEMNAMRRLEYALDAMYKRRQIQGFLHLYDGQEAIISGFDSVLTPEDSVITAYRDHPFMITRRCGGTLKEVFAELMGRTSGCSRGKGGSMHLYKAKSNFYGGNGIVGAQVPLGTGLAFANKYKKNGRVAMIYMGDGAANQGQVYESFNMAYLWRLPAIYVVENNLYGMGTPVPLASATSHFYTRGDYMSGILVDGTSVLSIREVGKFAINYVNTKKRPLLIEVETYRYHGHSISDPGTSYRTRMEVQEYKEKFDCIHHLKSIIINHKVATEEEISAIEDQVGRDVKAAQEEAANSPEPQPVELFEHVYAEKVPIRAVERCESYKP, encoded by the exons ATGCTCGCATTGAAGTCCTCTTTAGCTCACAGAGCGAGGTGCACCTACAGCAAT AAGAAGAGTCCACTTGTTCGCAACTATTCAAAACAGGCGGGCCAAATTAAAGTCGAACTTCCG AAAGATTACTACAAGCTTCACCGTCTGACGGATGAATTGCCGAAATGGAGCGTGGTGACTCGGGAGGAGTTGCTGGACTATTACAAAGAGATGAACGCCATGCGTCGTTTGGAATATGCCCTGGATGCAATGTACAAGCGCAGACAGATCCAGGGATTTCTTCACCTCTACGATGGCCAGGAGGCCATTATAAGTGGTTTTGACAGCGTCTTGACGCCAGAAGACTCCGTCATTACGGCATATCGCGACCATCCGTTCATGATCACACGCCGGTGCGGGGGGACGCTCAAAGAGGTCTTTGCCGAGCTGATGGGCCGCACTTCTGGATGTTCTAGAGGAAAAGGTGGGTCGATGCATCTGTACAAGGCCAAGTCTAACTTCTATGGTGGAAACGGCATTGTAGGCGCCCAGGTGCCTCTTGGGACAGGACTTGCCTTCGCCAATAAGTACAAGAAGAATGGACGTGTGGCGATGATATATATGGGAGACGGTGCTGCGAATCAGGGGCAGGTGTATGAGTCGTTTAATATGGCTTACTTGTGGAGACTTCCCGCAATTTATGTCGTTGAGAACAACTTGTACGGAATGGGCACGCCTGTTCCGCTCGCTTCTGCGACGAGTCACTTCTACACTCGCGGCGATTACATGTCCGGCATTTTGGTGGATGGAACCAGCGTGTTGTCAATTAGAGAGGTTGGAAAATTCGCCATCAACTACGTCAACACGAAGAAGCGCCCTTTGCTCATTGAAGTCGAAACATACCGTTACcacggacacagcatctcagatccAGGAACGAGCTATCGCACTCGTATGGAAGTGCAGGAATATAAGGAAAAATTCGACTGCATCCATCACCTGAAAAGCATCATCATAAACCACAAAGTAGCAACAGAAGAGGAAATCTCGGCGATCGAAGATCAAGTCGGACGCGACGTCAAAGCCGCGCAAGAGGAAGCAGCCAATTCTCCAGAGCCTCAGCCAGTCGAATTGTTCGAGCACGTCTATGCTGAAAAGGTGCCCATTCGCGCTGTCGAGCGCTGTGAATCTTACAAACCCTAA